In Bacillus solimangrovi, the following are encoded in one genomic region:
- a CDS encoding NUDIX hydrolase, whose protein sequence is MEKKMTQNGIVLVVCVSIIQDGKFLLIKENKRVAKNMWNFPSGRIEIGEDIFEAAHREVKEETGFEVKLTNTTGVYNFISSTDDQVILFHFIGELAGGSLTVDGEEIIDYAWVKITDFSKFDNQELRNANVLNQIVDNIIEEKYFDINAFHKQLK, encoded by the coding sequence ATGGAGAAAAAGATGACTCAAAATGGGATAGTATTAGTCGTTTGTGTTTCAATAATTCAAGATGGAAAATTCTTATTGATAAAGGAAAATAAACGTGTAGCCAAAAACATGTGGAATTTTCCTAGCGGGCGTATTGAAATAGGTGAAGATATTTTTGAAGCCGCTCATAGAGAGGTGAAAGAAGAAACAGGGTTTGAAGTAAAGCTCACTAATACAACTGGGGTTTATAATTTTATAAGTAGTACAGATGATCAAGTAATTCTATTTCATTTTATAGGTGAGCTTGCTGGTGGTTCATTGACAGTTGATGGGGAAGAAATAATAGATTATGCATGGGTGAAGATAACTGACTTTTCGAAATTTGATAATCAAGAACTTCGAAATGCAAATGTACTAAATCAAATCGTAGATAATATAATAGAAGAAAAATATTTTGATATTAATGCTTTTCATAAGCAACTAAAATAA